In Phlebotomus papatasi isolate M1 chromosome 1, Ppap_2.1, whole genome shotgun sequence, the following proteins share a genomic window:
- the LOC129798311 gene encoding protein Abitram gives MKTESSEELSQFYYTPDLRSFVGDVRIPDITEEYDPTKSYPSVVDKFYTRYYFVRPEKKDEDHMVLVHSNRICLIGLSPKHVALQKGIASVTYDIGNYDRSKNQVSGKAKKGGMQLQPGTALALVKCIDGSEYKVVSSITGRLIEVNSRIVENPKMMESEGEGYVAIVLPRLDKVETIKASLMTEEQYNEVIIQELDQ, from the coding sequence ATGAAGACTGAGTCAAGTGAAGAACTCTCCCAATTTTATTACACTCCCGATCTTAGGTCTTTTGTAGGGGACGTAAGAATCCCAGACATTACCGAGGAATATGATCCTACAAAGTCATATCCTTCGGTAGTTGATAAATTCTATACACGATACTATTTCGTTCGTCCTGAGAAGAAGGACGAAGACCACATGGTTCTTGTGCATTCAAATCGCATTTGCCTCATTGGCCTCTCTCCCAAACACGTGGCTTTGCAGAAGGGTATTGCCTCTGTCACTTATGACATCGGCAACTACGACAGGAGCAAGAATCAAGTTTCCGGAAAGGCCAAAAAGGGAGGGATGCAACTCCAACCAGGAACTGCCTTGGCTCTGGTTAAATGCATTGATGGTTCTGAGTACAAAGTCGTCAGTAGCATTACTGGGAGGCTTATTGAGGTCAATTCCCGGATTGTGGAGAACCCAAAAATGATGGAATCCGAAGGAGAGGGCTATGTGGCAATTGTTTTGCCTAGGCTCGATAAGGTTGAGACTATTAAGGCTTCTCTTATGACTGAGGAGCAATACAATGAGGTCATTATCCAGGAGTTAGATCAATAA
- the LOC129798296 gene encoding uncharacterized protein LOC129798296 has protein sequence MTRSVTWLLLLLGFAFVTVSLHDAQVHAEVGPSESECRPYIEKAIHDLKSGDSGAVGEDDGSPETDAVDTGGPGGEDDGEDSTENAAIEQESQEAEVAADDDNDDDGDDNVTQEDEAAAADDDDDDDGPSQEDEQVVAEDSGENNDEDDDAAAKSAEDDNDDDATNDEDGDGKDDDGDEDDDDDVKASAENQDDDDNADDDDGKDDQDDQDDHDGQDDGEDSREATAEGDQPEDSQEDNKDVDDDDDQDDNEEDQASQEATADEDDGQDDEDDQKSGEATADQDDGDDDDDDNADDEPSQEAADEEEVEEQSAEVLSRGKRSAAMDDDDFDNDGIDDKVDEDDDNDGVKDREDDDDDNDGIKDKEDDDDDNDGIKDEDSKESADDDNEGDTHHDDDDFDDDGLHNEVDDDDDNDGLKDHEDDDDDNDGLSDDEDDDDDNDGIKDENSKEETDDDDDADDNKDDAEDAEDDDDDDDENPEEELTLESEIPENRRSRDHIAELLHLDDESEVREKAIVRVADVILRDLKRIYENSIKPLETLYKYRDLSNRHFSDPEIFSKPLVLFMGPWSGGKSTLINYLTDNEFTEDSLRTGAEPSPAYFNILMHGEKAEVLDGTQLAADWTFAGLQKFGQGLEDRLRGQKLPSKLLEKVNIVEIPGILEVRKQVSRLFPFNDACQWFIDRADIIFLVYDPSKLDVGPETEAILDQLKGREYQTRIILNKADQVKPEELMRVQSALIWNISPLMSSAQPPVMYTTSLWSLPFESGAPVRLLQAQERALLRDLRSAIDKRIENKIASARRFAVRVRNHAKMVDCYLTTYYNHKSLFGNKKQISDQIIEHPQNYHIYEGLSTLTNISRYDLPDPEVYRDFFRLNPLYEFKKLSETCTYFRGCPINKLDVSIAYDLPELGGKYKKQLEQALAQLEDADDSKETTGKS, from the exons ATGCACAGGTTCATGCTGAGGTTGGACCATCGGAATCCGAATGCAGACCCTACATCGAGAAGGCGATCCATGATTTGAAGTCCGGGGACTCAGGAGCAG TTGGCGAGGACGATGGAAGTCCAGAGACGGATGCAGTTGACACTGGCGGCCCAGGAGGAGAGGATGATGGTGAAGACAGCACGGAAAATGCTGCAATCGAACAAGAGAGCCAAGAAGCTGAAGTCGCAGCTGATGACGACAACGATGACGATGGAGACGACAATGTAACACAAGAGGATGAAGCTGCTGCagctgatgatgatgatgacgatGATGGACCGTCCCAGGAGGACGAACAAGTAGTAGCGGAGGATTCTGGAGAAAACAATGATGAAGATGATGATGCAGCAGCCAAATCCGCTGAAGACGACAATGACGACGATGCGACGAATGATGAAGATGGAGATGGAAAGGACGATGATGGGGATGAAGATGACGATGATGATGTGAAAGCCAGTGCAGAAAATCAAGATGACGATGATAATGCAGATGATGATGATGGCAAGGATGACCAGGATGATCAGGATGACCATGATGGTCAAGATGATGGAGAGGATAGTAGAGAGGCGACAGCAGAAGGGGACCAACCGGAAGATTCTCAGGAAGACAACAAGGATGTTGATGACGACGATGATCAAGATGACAATGAAGAAGATCAAGCTTCACAAGAAGCAACTGCAGATGAAGATGACGGACAAGACGATGAAGATGATCAAAAGTCTGGAGAAGCAACAGCTGATCAAGACGACGGGGATGACGATGATGATGACAATGCTGATGATGAACCATCTCAAGAAGCTGCTGATGAAGAAGAAGTTGAAGAGCAATCAGCAGAAGTCCTCTCTCGTGGAAAACGATCTGCTGCAATGGACGACGATGATTTTGACAATGATGGTATAGATGATAAAGTGGATGAAGATGACGACAATGACGGTGTGAAGGACAGAGAAGATGACGATGATGACAACGATGGAATTAAGGACAAGGAAGACGATGACGATGACAACGATGGTATAAAAGATGAAGACTCCAAAGAATCCGCCGACGATGACAATGAAGGTGACACACATCATGATGATGATGACTTCGATGACGATGGTCTACACAATGAAGTAGACGATGATGATGACAATGATGGTCTGAAGGATCACGAAGACGATGATGATGACAATGATGGCTTATCTGACGATGAAGATGATGATGACGATAATGATGGCATAAAGGATGAAAACTCCAAAGAAGAGACGGATGACGATGATGATGCAGATGACAACAAGGACGACGCTGAAGACGCCGAAGACGATGACGATGACGACGACGAGAATCCAGAAGAGGAACTAACTCTG GAGTCAGAAATCCCGGAGAATCGACGTAGTCGTGATCATATTGCCGAACTTCTTCACTTGGATGACGAATCTGAAGTGCGTGAAAAAGCGATCGTTCGTGTGGCTGATGTGATCCTTAGGGATCTCAAGAGGATCTACGAGAATTCGATCAAACCCTTGGAGACTCTCTACAAATATCGCGATCTCAGCAACAGACACTTCAGTGATCCTGAGATCTTCTCTAAGCCTTTGGTTTTGTTTATGGGTCCCTGGAGTGGAGGAAAGTCCACCCTTATCAACTACCTGACCGATAATGAGTTCACAGAGGATTCTCTGAGAACGGGAGCTGAACCATCACCGGCTTACTTCAACATCCTCATGCATGGAGAAAAGGCTGAAGTTCTTGATGGAACTCAGCTTGCTGCTGACTGGACCTTTGCCGGTCTCCAGAAATTCGGTCAAGGTCTCGAGGATCGTCTTCGGGGTCAGAAACTCCCAAGTAAACTTCTTGAAAAG GTGAACATTGTGGAGATTCCCGGTATCCTTGAGGTCAGAAAGCAAGTTTCACGTCTCTTCCCCTTCAACGATGCCTGCCAGTGGTTCATTGATCGTGCTGACATCATCTTTCTGGTTTACGATCCCTCGAAATTGGATGTTGGACCAGAGACAGAGGCTATTCTGGATCAACTGAAAGGCCGTGAATACCAGACTCGCATCATCCTGAACAAGGCTGACCAAGTGAAACCCGAAGAGTTGATGCGTGTACAGAGTGCACTTATTTGGAATATCTCACCACTCATGTCATCTGCGCAGCCTCCAGTCATGTACACCACATCCCTGTGGTCCTTACCATTTGAATCTGGAGCCCCTGTGAGGCTTCTTCAGGCGCAGGAGCGGGCTCTCCTGCGTGATCTCCGATCAGCCATTGACAAAAGGATTGAGAATAAAATCGCCAGTGCGCGTCGATTCgct GTTCGCGTACGGAATCATGCTAAGATGGTTGATTGCTACCTGACAACCTACTACAATCACAAATCTCTCTTCGGCAACAAGAAACAGATTTCCGATCAGATCATTGAGCATCCACAGAACTATCACATCTACGAAGGACTCTCAACTCTAACCAACATCTCACGCTACGATCTGCCAGATCCTGAAGTCTACCGCGACTTCTTCCGTCTCAATCCCCTGTATGAGTTCAAGAAACTCTCTGAAACCTGCACTTACTTCCGTGGCTGTCCGATCAACAAACTCGACGTATCTATTGCCTACGATCTTCCCGAACTGGGCGGGAAGTACAAGAAACAGCTGGAACAAGCCCTGGCTCAGCTCGAGGACGCCGATGACAGCAAGGAAACCACCGGCAAGAGTTGA